One Camelina sativa cultivar DH55 chromosome 3, Cs, whole genome shotgun sequence genomic window carries:
- the LOC104777737 gene encoding shikimate O-hydroxycinnamoyltransferase-like yields MHHNFVIPPTYYTYIYLPSHSISDQSHSIKLFFACNNPYATMKINIRDSTIIRPAAETPVTNLWNSNVDLIIPRFHTPSVYFYRPTGVSNFFDPQVLKDALSKALVPFYPIAGRLKRDNDGRIEIDCNGAGVLFVVADTPSVIDDLGDFAPSLTLRQLIPDVDYSAGVHTFPLLVLQVTFFRCGGASLGVGLQHHVADGSSALHFINTWSDMARGLDLTVPPFIDRTLLRARDPPQPAFDHVEYQPSPTMKIPSSKPDPDDTTVSIFKISHDLLCALKAKSKQDGNTMSYSSYEVLAGHVWRSVCKARGLQDDQETKFYIAIDGRSRLRPQLPPGYLGNVIFTATPLTVAGDLLSKPTWYAAGMIHDAIVRMNDNYLWSALDYLELQPDLSSLVRGAHTYKCPNLGITSWTKLPIYDADFGWGRPIYMGPGAIAYEGLSFVLPSPTNDGSLSLAIALQSEHMKLFQKFFYDI; encoded by the exons ATGCATCATAATTTTGTTATTCCACCCActtactatacatatatatacctcCCTTCTCACTCAATCTCGGATCAAAGTCATAgcataaaacttttttttgcttgtaaCAATCCCTACGCAACTATGAAAATAAACATCCGAGATTCCACCATTATCCGACCTGCCGCCGAGACCCCAGTCACTAATCTTTGGAACTCCAACGTTGACCTCATCATCCCTAGATTCCACACCCCTAGTGTCTATTTCTACCGACCCACCGGCGTCTCCAATTTCTTTGACCCTCAGGTCCTCAAGGACGCTCTTTCCAAGGCCCTCGTCCCCTTTTACCCCATAGCTGGTCGTTTGAagagagacaatgatggtcgtATCGAGATCGATTGCAACGGCGCCGGTGTTCTCTTCGTCGTCGCCGATACTCCCTCTGTCATCGACGATCTTGGAGACTTCGCTCCTTCCCTCACTCTCCGCCAGCTTATTCCCGATGTTGATTACTCCGCCGGCGTCCACACTTTCCCGCTCCTCGTCTTGCAG GTGACCTTCTTTAGATGTGGGGGAGCTTCCCTTGGGGTTGGCTTGCAACACCACGTGGCTGATGGTTCCTCTGCTCTCCATTTTATCAATACATGGTCTGATATGGCCCGTGGACTTGACCTTACCGTTCCACCATTCATTGATCGAACTCTCCTCCGGGCTAGGGACCCGCCTCAGCCTGCTTTTGATCATGTTGAATATCAGCCTTCCCCCACTATGAAGATCCCGTCCTCCAAGCCAGACCCTGATGATACCACCGTctctattttcaaaatatcacatGACCTGCTTTGTGCTCTCAAGGCTAAATCCAAGCAGGATGGGAACACTATGAGCTACAGCTCATACGAGGTCTTGGCTGGCCACGTGTGGAGATCAGTGTGCAAAGCGCGCGGACTTCAAGACGACCAAGAGACCAAGTTTTACATTGCAATTGATGGAAGATCCAGACTTCGGCCGCAGCTGCCCCCTGGTTACCTTGGCAATGTAATATTCACTGCGACACCATTGACCGTTGCAGGGGATCTTCTATCAAAGCCAACATGGTATGCTGCAGGGATGATTCATGATGCTATAGTTCGCATGAACGATAACTATTTGTGGTCTGCTCTTGACTACTTAGAGTTGCAGCCTGATCTGTCATCACTGGTCCGCGGTGCACATACCTACAAATGCCCAAATTTAGGAATCACGAGCTGGACCAAATTACCCATATATGATGCAGACTTTGGTTGGGGTCGTCCCATATATATGGGACCTGGCGCAATTGCATATGAGGGTTTGTCTTTTGTGCTACCAAGTCCTACAAATGATGGCAGCTTATCCTTGGCCATTGCCCTCCAATCTGAACACATGAAACTGTTTCAGAAGTTTTTCTACGACATATGA
- the LOC104777735 gene encoding shikimate O-hydroxycinnamoyltransferase-like, whose product MKINIRDFTIVRPAAETPVTNLWNSHVDLIIAKYHTPSVYFYRPTGASNFFDPQVLKDALSKALVPFYPMAGRLKKDDDGRIEIDCNDAGVLFVVADTLSVIDDLGDFAPSLTLRQLIPDVDYSVGVHTLPLLVVQVTFFKCGGASLGVGMQHHVADGFSGLHFINAWSDMARGLDLTIPPFIDRTLLRARDPPQPAFDHVEYQPSPSIRIPSSKPGPDDNTVSIFKISRDLLLALKGKSKQDGNTVSYSSYEVLAGHVWRSVCKARGLPDDQETKLYVAIDGRSRLCPQLPPGYFGNVIFSATPLTLAGDLLSKPTWYAAGKIHDVIVRMDDNYLRSALDYLEMQPDLSALVRCASTYKCPNLGITSWVRLPMYDADFGWGRPIFVGPGAIAYEGLSFLLPSPTNDGSLSLAIALQSEHMKLFEKFLYDI is encoded by the exons ATGAAAATTAACATCCGAGATTTCACCATTGTCCGGCCTGCCGCCGAGACCCCAGTCACTAATCTTTGGAACTCCCACGTTGACCTCATCATCGCTAAGTACCACACCCCAAGTGTCTACTTCTACAGACCCACCGGCGCCTCCAATTTCTTTGACCCTCAGGTCCTCAAGGACGCTCTTTCCAAGGCACTCGTCCCCTTTTACCCGATGGCTGGTCGCTTGAAGAAAGACGATGATGGTCGTATCGAGATCGATTGCAACGACGCAGGTGTTCTCTTTGTTGTCGCCGATACTCTCTCTGTCATCGATGATCTTGGGGACTTCGCTCCTTCCCTCACTCTCCGCCAGCTTATTCCTGATGTTGATTACTCCGTCGGCGTCCACACTTTACCGCTCCTCGTCGTGCAG GTGACCTTCTTTAAATGTGGGGGAGCTTCCCTTGGGGTTGGCATGCAACACCACGTGGCCGATGGTTTCTCTGGTCTCCATTTTATCAATGCATGGTCTGATATGGCCCGTGGTCTTGACCTTACCATTCCACCCTTCATTGATCGAACTCTTCTCCGCGCTAGGGACCCGCCTCAGCCTGCTTTTGATCATGTTGAATATCAGCCTTCCCCTAGTATAAGGATCCCGTCCTCCAAACCAGGCCCTGATGATAACACTGTCTCCATTTTCAAAATATCACGCGACCTACTTCTTGCTCTCAAGGGGAAGTCCAAGCAGGATGGGAACACTGTAAGCTACAGCTCATACGAGGTCTTGGCTGGCCACGTGTGGAGATCAGTGTGCAAAGCGCGCGGACTTCCAGACGACCAAGAGACCAAGCTGTACGTTGCAATTGATGGAAGGTCTAGACTTTGCCCGCAGCTGCCCCCTGGTTACTTTGGCAATGTGATATTCAGTGCGACACCATTGACACTTGCAGGGGATCTTTTATCAAAGCCAACATGGTATGCTGCTGGGAAGATTCATGATGTTATAGTTCGCATGGACGATAACTATCTGAGGTCTGCTCTTGACTACTTGGAGATGCAGCCTGATCTGTCAGCACTGGTCCGCTGTGCATCTACCTACAAATGCCCAAATTTGGGAATCACAAGCTGGGTCAGATTACCCATGTATGATGCAGACTTTGGTTGGGGTCGTCCCATATTTGTGGGACCTGGTGCAATTGCATACGAGGGTTTGTCTTTTTTGCTACCAAGTCCTACAAATGATGGCAGCTTATCCTTGGCCATTGCCCTCCAATCTGAACACATGAAACTGTTTGAGAAGTTTTTGTACGACATATGA